Proteins from a genomic interval of uncultured Campylobacter sp.:
- the leuS gene encoding leucine--tRNA ligase, with the protein MSENLKYEPAKIEKKWREIWSKSGEFEPKDDYSLPKKYILSMFPYPSGRIHMGHVRNYSIGDALARYYRKKDYNVLHPIGFDSFGMPAENAAIKHKIHPKIWTYENIDYMRGELDALGLSFSKKREFATSDPLYTKFEQEFFIKMYEKGLVYRKSAVVNWCEYDQTVLANEQVEDGCCWRCGNAVVQRELPGYYLKITSYAQELLDDLKKLENKWPSQVLTMQENWIGKSFGLEFKFELDEESKQILEGGEPIDGFEVFTTRPDTIYGVSYAALAPEHKIVKRLLNAGKLEPQKAEKIKKILNQSPRERQASEKDGLYLGINVLHPLTGEKVPVWVANFVLADYGSGAVMAVPAHDERDYEFASKFDLPIKPVVKPMQGEFEGGKALTEYGISINSPLINGLGSEEAKLKIIEKFEADKIGKRVVNFKIRDWGISRQRYWGAPIPMVHCKRCGVVPERIENLPVTLPDDVQITGEGNPLDKHESWKHVKCPKCGGEAIRETDTMDTFFESSWYFARYASDEKTWQDRAFDAKSVNYWMNVDQYIGGIEHAILHLLYARFFQKALRDLGYLRDDEPFERLLTQGMVLKDGKKMSKSKGNVIDPDDIINKYGADTARLFILFAAPPQKELEWNDSAVEGAFRFLNRLYERSANVKKCTQIPQIAHANLSKEEKYARMKVYEALKKSNDVYEENFAFNTLIAACMEALNAVNAQDNEDVTTEAFFIVLNLLEPIVPHIANELSEQLFGRANFTKIEILNEVFEQDSLNLAITVNGKRRGEFEAPSSASDDEIIALAKQSAEKWLEGKEIIKQIYVNGKLVNFVIKG; encoded by the coding sequence ATGAGTGAAAATTTAAAATACGAGCCCGCGAAAATAGAAAAAAAATGGAGAGAAATTTGGAGCAAAAGCGGCGAATTTGAGCCCAAAGACGACTATAGCCTGCCTAAAAAATATATCCTGAGCATGTTTCCATACCCTAGCGGACGCATCCACATGGGTCACGTGCGAAACTACTCCATCGGAGATGCCCTAGCTCGCTACTACCGCAAAAAAGACTACAACGTTTTGCATCCTATCGGCTTTGATAGCTTCGGTATGCCTGCGGAAAATGCGGCAATAAAGCACAAAATTCATCCTAAAATTTGGACTTACGAAAATATAGACTACATGCGCGGCGAGCTTGATGCTTTGGGGCTTAGCTTTTCTAAAAAGCGCGAGTTTGCGACTTCTGATCCGCTTTATACTAAATTTGAACAAGAATTTTTCATCAAAATGTACGAAAAGGGGCTAGTCTACCGAAAAAGCGCGGTAGTAAATTGGTGTGAATACGACCAGACGGTGCTTGCAAACGAGCAGGTCGAAGACGGATGCTGCTGGAGATGCGGGAATGCCGTCGTCCAGCGCGAACTACCCGGCTACTACCTAAAGATAACTAGCTACGCGCAGGAGTTGCTAGACGATTTAAAAAAGCTAGAGAACAAATGGCCTTCTCAAGTGCTTACGATGCAGGAAAACTGGATCGGTAAGAGCTTTGGTCTTGAGTTTAAATTTGAGCTAGACGAGGAGTCGAAGCAAATTTTAGAAGGCGGCGAGCCAATAGACGGTTTTGAGGTATTTACCACGCGCCCTGATACGATTTACGGCGTTAGTTATGCAGCTTTAGCGCCTGAGCACAAGATCGTAAAAAGACTACTTAACGCAGGCAAATTAGAGCCACAAAAAGCGGAAAAAATCAAAAAAATTTTAAACCAAAGCCCGCGCGAACGCCAAGCTAGCGAAAAAGACGGACTGTATTTGGGCATAAATGTCTTACACCCGCTAACCGGAGAAAAAGTACCGGTTTGGGTAGCCAATTTCGTCCTGGCAGACTACGGTAGCGGCGCGGTTATGGCAGTACCGGCTCACGATGAGCGCGACTATGAGTTTGCGAGTAAATTTGACCTGCCGATAAAGCCGGTGGTTAAGCCTATGCAGGGCGAATTTGAGGGTGGTAAGGCTCTAACGGAGTACGGAATATCTATAAATTCGCCGCTCATAAACGGTCTTGGCAGCGAAGAGGCAAAACTAAAAATAATAGAAAAATTTGAAGCGGACAAGATCGGCAAACGCGTCGTAAATTTTAAAATCCGCGACTGGGGCATCTCTAGGCAGCGCTACTGGGGCGCTCCGATACCGATGGTGCACTGTAAGCGCTGCGGCGTCGTGCCTGAAAGGATCGAAAATTTGCCCGTGACGCTGCCTGACGACGTGCAGATAACGGGCGAGGGAAATCCGCTCGATAAGCACGAGAGCTGGAAACACGTAAAGTGTCCAAAATGCGGCGGCGAGGCTATCCGCGAGACCGATACGATGGATACGTTTTTTGAGAGTAGTTGGTATTTCGCTAGATACGCCAGCGACGAAAAAACGTGGCAGGATCGCGCGTTTGATGCTAAAAGCGTGAATTATTGGATGAACGTGGATCAGTATATCGGAGGTATCGAGCATGCGATCTTGCACCTACTTTATGCGAGGTTTTTCCAAAAGGCCTTACGAGACCTGGGTTACCTAAGAGACGATGAGCCGTTTGAGCGACTGCTCACTCAGGGCATGGTGCTAAAAGACGGCAAAAAAATGAGTAAAAGTAAAGGCAACGTGATTGATCCCGACGACATCATCAACAAATACGGCGCCGATACGGCGAGGCTTTTTATCCTCTTTGCCGCGCCTCCGCAAAAAGAGCTTGAGTGGAACGATAGCGCGGTCGAGGGCGCGTTTAGGTTTTTAAACCGCTTATACGAACGAAGCGCGAATGTCAAAAAATGTACTCAAATCCCGCAGATAGCGCACGCAAATTTGAGTAAAGAAGAAAAATACGCGCGAATGAAGGTTTATGAGGCGCTTAAAAAATCAAACGACGTTTACGAAGAAAATTTTGCCTTTAATACCCTAATCGCGGCCTGCATGGAAGCCCTAAACGCCGTAAACGCGCAGGATAACGAGGATGTGACGACGGAAGCCTTTTTTATCGTTTTAAATTTACTCGAGCCTATCGTGCCGCATATAGCAAACGAGCTTAGCGAGCAGCTATTTGGCAGAGCAAATTTTACGAAAATAGAAATCTTAAACGAGGTTTTTGAGCAAGATAGCTTAAATTTAGCTATCACGGTTAACGGCAAAAGGCGAGGCGAATTTGAGGCGCCAAGTAGCGCTAGCGATGATGAGATCATAGCTTTAGCTAAACAAAGCGCGGAAAAATGGCTCGAGGGAAAAGAAATAATCAAACAAATTTACGTGAACGGAAAGCTCGTAAATTTCGTAATAAAAGGCTAA
- a CDS encoding DUF6394 family protein codes for MNWGKVVYIFFALMSLTTTAGFLYDKNEIALFIAASVNLISTLLKIGVKNIFAAELFASSLVADLHLIPAFGILQVNGSANIAYSLAIGATIANVFSLALVLVESSKTQEEF; via the coding sequence ATGAATTGGGGTAAGGTTGTTTATATTTTTTTCGCTCTCATGAGCCTAACGACGACGGCAGGATTTTTGTACGACAAAAACGAGATTGCGCTTTTTATAGCCGCGAGCGTAAATTTAATTTCGACGTTGCTAAAAATCGGCGTTAAAAATATCTTTGCCGCCGAGCTTTTCGCTAGTTCTTTAGTGGCTGATTTGCATCTTATTCCGGCGTTTGGGATACTTCAGGTAAATGGCAGTGCTAATATCGCTTATTCGCTAGCTATCGGAGCGACGATCGCAAATGTTTTTTCGCTCGCCTTGGTTTTGGTCGAGTCAAGCAAAACGCAAGAAGAATTTTAG
- the secF gene encoding protein translocase subunit SecF, giving the protein MQFFSKAHVYDFMSKRYIALAVSAVLFFGSLFLMATKGFNYGIDFSGGTLIQVKYDSAVSLDKIREALAKDEAYKNASVTEFGSAEEVTIRFSGTNSNLGSDVGASVAGLLKDTGKFEIRRTDVVGPKVGDELREKGVMALAISLVGILIYIAFRFEWRFAMAAVASEIHDVVITMGAISFFAIDVNLDTLAAILTVVGYSLNDTIIVFDRIRENIKSSKSTHLDTIINESVSATLTRTILTSGTTLITVVVLFLFGGDMIHGFSLALIVGIVIGTLSSIFVAAPMLLWFKFSVEKYRATEAEKARAQREKQKQREMFEKGAI; this is encoded by the coding sequence ATGCAATTTTTCTCAAAGGCACATGTTTATGATTTTATGAGCAAGCGCTACATCGCGCTAGCCGTCTCCGCCGTGCTATTTTTCGGTTCGCTTTTTTTGATGGCGACGAAAGGCTTTAACTACGGCATCGACTTTTCCGGCGGTACGCTCATCCAGGTGAAATACGATAGCGCGGTCTCGCTAGATAAAATTCGCGAGGCTTTAGCAAAAGACGAAGCCTATAAAAACGCGAGCGTTACGGAGTTTGGCTCGGCAGAAGAAGTTACGATTAGATTTTCTGGGACGAACTCAAATTTAGGCAGCGACGTCGGAGCTAGCGTAGCTGGGCTTTTAAAAGATACGGGCAAATTTGAGATCCGCCGCACCGACGTAGTGGGTCCAAAAGTCGGCGACGAGCTACGCGAAAAGGGCGTGATGGCGCTTGCGATCTCGCTCGTGGGGATTTTGATCTACATCGCGTTTAGATTCGAGTGGAGATTTGCGATGGCGGCGGTGGCCTCGGAGATTCACGACGTCGTGATCACGATGGGAGCTATCAGCTTTTTTGCTATCGACGTAAATTTAGACACTCTTGCGGCGATCCTTACGGTCGTGGGCTACTCGCTAAACGATACGATCATCGTCTTTGACCGTATCAGAGAAAATATCAAAAGCAGCAAGAGCACGCATCTTGATACGATAATAAACGAATCGGTCTCCGCGACGCTAACTAGAACGATACTCACATCAGGCACCACGCTCATCACGGTAGTCGTGCTGTTTTTGTTCGGCGGAGATATGATACACGGATTTTCTTTGGCGCTGATAGTGGGCATCGTCATAGGTACGCTTAGCTCGATATTCGTTGCGGCGCCTATGCTTTTGTGGTTTAAATTTAGCGTAGAAAAATACCGCGCGACGGAGGCCGAAAAAGCGCGCGCTCAAAGAGAGAAGCAAAAGCAGCGAGAGATGTTTGAAAAAGGCGCTATATAA
- the secD gene encoding protein translocase subunit SecD — translation MRNGKITYRLIIFALALILGIIFSAPSFTDKLGGSKISLGLDLQGGLHMLLGVETEEAVHSKIKSIAASVNYFAKKEDILIDSFKIREDKVDFELLDADEAAKIDGMLKDIKGLNVQKDGLKYSIGLTDAEKAETIEYAINQAVETIRNRLDQFGLAEPTVARQGKDNILVELPGIKTAADEQRARDLIAKAAHLQLMAVDEKRQPQADSMSEAAAESYGDIIYPDVKNEQIKYVVKNIPVLDGAMLTDARVAFDQRNSLPVISFTLNAEGARIFGDFTGANVGKRLAIVLDGKVYSAPSINERIGGGSGQISGNFSVEEAHDVAIALRSGALLAPVKMLEKRSVGPSLGADSIRQSMIALASASVLVVLFMIVYYGFSGILANIALVANILILVAVMAMFGAALTLPGMAGIVLTIGMAVDANVIINERIRELLRDGVSIATSVKKGYENAMSAIVDANLTTLITSVVLYAYGTGPVKGFAVTMAIGIVASMITAILGTHGMFDTIINKIEKSGNTRFWFGYKRV, via the coding sequence ATGCGTAACGGCAAAATAACGTATAGGCTGATTATCTTTGCTTTGGCTTTGATTTTGGGCATTATATTTTCCGCGCCGTCGTTTACGGACAAGCTAGGCGGCTCTAAAATCAGTCTAGGACTTGATTTGCAGGGCGGACTTCATATGCTCCTTGGCGTCGAGACCGAGGAGGCCGTGCACTCAAAGATCAAATCTATAGCCGCTAGCGTGAACTATTTTGCGAAAAAAGAGGACATTTTGATTGATAGCTTTAAGATCCGCGAAGACAAGGTGGACTTTGAGCTGCTTGATGCGGACGAAGCCGCTAAAATCGACGGTATGCTAAAGGATATCAAGGGTCTTAACGTACAAAAAGACGGTCTAAAATACTCTATCGGTTTAACCGACGCCGAGAAGGCCGAAACTATCGAATACGCGATAAATCAAGCGGTAGAAACTATTAGAAACCGACTCGATCAGTTCGGTCTAGCCGAGCCTACGGTAGCAAGACAGGGCAAGGATAATATCCTAGTTGAGCTTCCGGGTATCAAAACGGCGGCTGATGAGCAGCGCGCTCGCGATCTCATCGCAAAAGCCGCTCATCTACAGCTGATGGCCGTCGATGAAAAGCGCCAACCGCAGGCAGACTCTATGAGCGAGGCCGCGGCCGAGAGCTACGGCGATATCATCTATCCGGACGTCAAAAACGAACAGATAAAATACGTCGTAAAAAACATCCCCGTCCTTGACGGAGCTATGCTAACGGACGCTAGAGTGGCCTTTGACCAGCGAAACAGCTTGCCCGTTATTAGCTTTACCTTAAACGCCGAAGGGGCTAGAATTTTCGGCGATTTTACCGGCGCAAACGTCGGCAAGCGCCTAGCTATCGTGCTTGACGGCAAGGTTTATTCTGCTCCTTCGATAAACGAGAGAATCGGCGGGGGAAGCGGTCAGATAAGCGGCAATTTTAGCGTCGAGGAGGCTCACGACGTAGCTATCGCGCTTAGAAGCGGCGCTCTTTTGGCTCCGGTAAAAATGCTAGAAAAACGAAGCGTAGGACCAAGCCTTGGCGCCGATAGTATCAGACAATCTATGATCGCGCTAGCCTCGGCCTCGGTTTTAGTAGTGCTGTTTATGATAGTTTATTACGGATTTAGCGGCATTTTGGCAAATATCGCTCTTGTTGCAAATATTTTGATATTAGTCGCCGTGATGGCGATGTTCGGCGCTGCTCTAACGCTGCCTGGAATGGCCGGCATAGTGCTAACCATCGGTATGGCCGTAGATGCAAACGTCATCATAAACGAGCGTATCAGAGAGCTGCTGCGCGACGGAGTCAGTATCGCAACGAGCGTGAAAAAAGGCTACGAAAACGCGATGAGCGCGATCGTAGACGCAAATTTGACCACGCTTATCACGTCAGTCGTGCTTTATGCCTACGGTACGGGACCGGTTAAGGGCTTTGCCGTTACGATGGCTATCGGTATCGTAGCCTCGATGATAACGGCGATTTTGGGTACTCACGGTATGTTTGATACGATTATAAATAAAATAGAAAAAAGCGGCAACACGCGGTTTTGGTTCGGTTATAAAAGGGTATAA
- the yajC gene encoding preprotein translocase subunit YajC, with translation MQEGNFVASLLPLVVLFAIFYFLVIRPQQKQQKAHAAMIAALEKGDKIITSGGLICEVIKPEDDFIRVKLNDDVIVRVSREFIARKIEKTETKANA, from the coding sequence ATGCAAGAAGGAAATTTCGTAGCTTCATTACTGCCTCTAGTCGTGCTTTTCGCGATATTTTATTTTTTGGTTATCAGACCGCAGCAAAAACAGCAAAAAGCTCATGCCGCGATGATAGCCGCACTCGAAAAAGGCGACAAGATCATAACTAGCGGCGGACTAATCTGCGAGGTGATAAAACCGGAAGATGATTTTATCAGAGTTAAGCTTAACGACGACGTAATCGTGCGCGTTTCACGCGAATTTATCGCGAGAAAAATAGAAAAAACAGAGACGAAAGCAAATGCGTAA
- a CDS encoding apolipoprotein N-acyltransferase translates to MKLRNFLLAWGSLIKKILSPYFSTKIIIKAFVGAILISNFILADLLGGEILNFISPFFAIAGFYLLLKFDRRGFFWTGFFIGIIWFYWISFSLVYYELSYLIPLEILAIGIIYGALFLIAGIPAQIWLKALLLILVSSIHPFGFNWLNLEAVFVPGIFAPSLLALAFIFAAILCLFYVKNRLKFIAFAALLACAVQYDTPNFKTLPFEVKLANTDVPQELKWAKHLKNEFINQNLAIIDEAINAGFRAIILPESAFPVYMTHERNLTSELLEKSQKIAIVAGALARQNGTNYNSAFFFDRGKMRRMDKFILVPFGEEIPLPEFARDLINKIFFGGAKDFETASTPSNYEIEGLKIRNAICYEATRDELFEGEFDVMIAVTNNGWFVPSTEPNLQRNLLRYYATKYSKVIYHSVNGSPSEIITPKQGLLDKFFR, encoded by the coding sequence ATGAAGCTACGAAATTTCCTTCTTGCATGGGGTTCCTTGATAAAAAAAATTTTAAGCCCTTATTTTAGCACTAAAATTATAATAAAAGCCTTTGTCGGCGCGATTTTAATCTCAAATTTTATACTAGCCGATCTTTTAGGCGGCGAAATTTTAAATTTCATCTCGCCGTTTTTTGCGATCGCGGGCTTTTATTTGCTACTAAAATTTGACCGCCGCGGCTTTTTTTGGACGGGATTTTTTATCGGGATTATTTGGTTCTACTGGATCAGCTTTAGCCTCGTTTATTACGAGCTTAGCTACCTCATCCCGCTTGAAATTTTAGCTATCGGGATCATCTACGGCGCGCTGTTTTTGATAGCGGGTATCCCGGCTCAAATTTGGCTAAAGGCTTTGCTGCTTATTTTAGTTTCAAGCATTCATCCTTTCGGCTTTAACTGGCTAAATTTAGAAGCCGTTTTCGTGCCGGGCATATTTGCGCCCAGTTTGCTCGCCCTTGCGTTTATTTTCGCCGCGATTTTGTGCCTATTTTACGTCAAAAACCGCCTCAAATTTATCGCTTTTGCCGCGCTTTTAGCCTGCGCAGTGCAGTATGATACGCCAAATTTTAAAACTCTGCCTTTTGAAGTAAAGCTAGCAAACACCGACGTCCCGCAAGAGCTAAAATGGGCCAAGCATCTAAAAAACGAGTTTATAAATCAAAATTTAGCCATCATTGATGAGGCGATAAACGCCGGATTTAGAGCGATTATTTTGCCCGAGAGCGCCTTTCCCGTTTATATGACGCACGAGCGAAATTTGACCTCCGAACTACTCGAAAAATCGCAAAAGATCGCTATCGTCGCCGGCGCACTAGCTCGCCAAAACGGCACAAACTACAACTCGGCGTTTTTCTTTGACCGCGGCAAGATGCGGCGGATGGATAAATTTATCCTCGTGCCTTTTGGCGAGGAGATCCCGCTACCGGAGTTTGCGCGAGATTTGATAAATAAAATATTTTTCGGCGGAGCAAAGGATTTTGAGACGGCAAGCACCCCTAGCAACTACGAGATAGAGGGCCTTAAAATCAGAAACGCGATCTGTTACGAAGCGACCAGGGACGAGCTATTTGAGGGGGAATTCGACGTCATGATCGCAGTGACGAACAACGGCTGGTTCGTGCCTAGCACAGAGCCAAATTTACAGCGAAATTTACTCAGATACTACGCGACGAAATACAGCAAAGTAATCTATCACAGCGTAAACGGCTCGCCGTCTGAGATAATAACGCCAAAGCAAGGCTTGCTCGATAAATTTTTCAGATAA
- the metK gene encoding methionine adenosyltransferase, with the protein MYLFTSEVVSPGHPDKCADIIADSIVDTILMQDPNGRVASEVFVAGKNIIIGGEINSKVKLSFKDYEAIVKNALAKIGYDGKSKFTKEQCLHPDDIEIKVCVNQQSSDINQGVDQEGGEIGAGDQGIMFGFASCEANEYMPAAITYARMLCDKVYKFAKANPDKLGVDIKTQVTIDYGTKDNFENCKPQSIHTIVVSAPCVETMKIEELRALVQTLIDDAGLPKDLYDKSKTLIYINPTGRYVNHSSLHDSGLTGRKLIVDSFGGYSPIGGGAQSSKDYTKVDRSGLYAARWIAKNIVAAGLAKKCIVQLSYAIGMAKPTSVSVDTMGTQISGINDDMLSNFVSENFALTPRWITNKFGLDKPGKDTFLYAKVAAKGQVGNAKYPWEKLDAVGTFKALIK; encoded by the coding sequence ATGTATCTATTTACTTCAGAAGTGGTAAGTCCGGGGCATCCGGACAAATGCGCCGATATCATCGCAGATAGCATCGTCGATACGATCTTGATGCAAGATCCAAACGGTCGCGTCGCTAGCGAGGTTTTTGTCGCGGGTAAAAACATTATAATAGGCGGCGAGATAAACTCTAAGGTTAAGCTAAGTTTTAAAGACTACGAGGCGATCGTTAAAAACGCGTTAGCAAAAATCGGCTACGACGGCAAGTCTAAATTTACTAAAGAGCAGTGCCTGCATCCAGACGACATCGAGATAAAAGTCTGCGTAAATCAGCAAAGCTCGGATATAAATCAAGGCGTCGACCAAGAAGGCGGCGAGATAGGCGCAGGGGATCAGGGCATAATGTTTGGCTTTGCCAGCTGCGAAGCGAACGAATATATGCCAGCAGCCATAACCTACGCCAGAATGCTTTGCGACAAGGTTTATAAATTTGCCAAAGCTAATCCCGATAAACTCGGCGTCGATATCAAAACTCAGGTCACCATAGACTACGGCACGAAGGATAACTTTGAAAACTGCAAACCTCAAAGCATCCACACTATCGTTGTTTCGGCCCCTTGCGTCGAGACGATGAAGATAGAGGAGCTACGCGCCCTGGTGCAAACCCTCATCGACGATGCGGGCTTGCCTAAAGACCTCTATGATAAAAGCAAAACGCTAATCTACATCAACCCGACCGGCCGCTACGTAAATCACAGCTCGCTTCACGATAGCGGACTAACGGGTCGCAAGCTCATCGTAGATAGCTTTGGCGGATATAGCCCGATAGGCGGCGGCGCGCAAAGCAGCAAAGACTACACGAAAGTCGATCGTAGCGGCCTTTATGCGGCGCGCTGGATAGCTAAAAATATAGTCGCGGCCGGCCTTGCTAAAAAATGCATCGTCCAGCTAAGCTACGCTATCGGTATGGCAAAGCCTACATCCGTCAGCGTCGATACGATGGGCACGCAGATCTCGGGCATAAACGACGATATGCTGTCAAATTTCGTTAGCGAAAACTTCGCCCTCACTCCGCGCTGGATCACGAATAAATTCGGCCTAGATAAACCCGGCAAAGATACGTTTCTATACGCTAAAGTAGCAGCCAAAGGTCAAGTCGGAAACGCCAAATATCCGTGGGAAAAGCTTGATGCGGTAGGTACTTTTAAGGCTTTGATTAAATAA
- the sstT gene encoding serine/threonine transporter SstT, with amino-acid sequence MFGKLAKRYADGNLIVQILIGILLGAAIGFWTHSQSADFNKLIAEGVTDTAQLAAAKKGLTDAANSVANSIAVLGDLFVGALKAIAPILVFVLVAASIIVKEFGHSKGMQKVVGLYLVGTFLAAVVAVVASFLFPTELMLKGVQSADMSAPQGIVEVLKDLIFKMVQNPITALSSGNYIGIITWAVGGGIAMRFCTAETKKVFQDVSDGVTKIVRFIIRLAPFGIFGLVTISIHNTGFDALAGYLKLILVLVGSMAFVSFVVYPAIVFVLTKKNPYPLVMTCVRESAVTAFFTRSSAANIPVNMALCKKLGLKEELYSISIPLGATINMGGAAVTIGVLALAAVNSIPSITVDFGDALLLCFISALGACGASGVAGGSLLLVPLACALFGIGNDIAMQVVGVGFIIGVIQDSVETAVNSASDVLFTAVASETSE; translated from the coding sequence ATGTTTGGCAAACTGGCAAAACGATACGCCGACGGAAATTTGATCGTTCAAATTCTAATCGGCATCCTACTGGGGGCGGCGATAGGCTTTTGGACGCATAGTCAATCGGCGGATTTTAACAAGCTCATAGCAGAGGGCGTAACCGATACGGCGCAGCTAGCCGCGGCTAAAAAAGGGCTAACGGACGCGGCAAATTCGGTAGCAAATTCTATCGCCGTTTTGGGCGATCTCTTCGTCGGAGCGCTTAAAGCCATCGCGCCGATTCTGGTTTTTGTGCTAGTGGCGGCCTCTATCATCGTAAAAGAATTCGGCCACTCCAAAGGCATGCAAAAAGTAGTCGGGCTATATCTAGTAGGTACGTTTTTAGCTGCCGTGGTTGCCGTGGTCGCTAGTTTTCTTTTTCCTACGGAGCTTATGCTAAAAGGCGTACAAAGCGCCGATATGAGCGCGCCGCAAGGTATCGTAGAGGTGCTAAAAGACCTCATCTTTAAAATGGTTCAAAACCCTATCACCGCGCTTTCTAGCGGCAACTACATAGGCATCATTACCTGGGCCGTGGGCGGCGGTATCGCGATGAGATTTTGCACCGCCGAGACTAAAAAAGTATTCCAAGACGTTAGCGACGGCGTGACTAAAATCGTTAGATTTATCATCCGTCTCGCGCCGTTTGGTATCTTTGGTCTAGTTACCATTAGCATCCATAATACCGGCTTTGACGCGCTTGCTGGCTACCTAAAGCTAATCCTCGTTCTAGTAGGCTCCATGGCCTTCGTTTCTTTCGTCGTTTATCCTGCGATAGTGTTTGTCCTAACCAAGAAAAATCCTTATCCGCTCGTGATGACTTGCGTGAGAGAGAGCGCGGTTACGGCGTTTTTCACCCGCAGCTCGGCGGCAAACATCCCCGTAAATATGGCGCTTTGCAAAAAGCTAGGACTAAAAGAGGAGCTCTACTCGATCTCGATCCCTCTAGGAGCTACCATAAACATGGGCGGAGCTGCCGTAACTATCGGCGTTTTGGCGCTTGCGGCGGTAAACTCGATCCCCTCTATCACGGTTGATTTTGGCGACGCGTTACTGCTTTGCTTTATCTCGGCTCTTGGCGCGTGCGGGGCTTCGGGCGTTGCGGGCGGTTCGCTACTGCTAGTGCCGCTTGCTTGCGCGCTATTTGGCATCGGTAACGACATCGCGATGCAAGTTGTCGGCGTAGGGTTTATCATCGGCGTGATCCAAGACTCGGTAGAAACAGCCGTAAATAGCGCCTCAGACGTGCTTTTCACGGCCGTAGCGTCTGAAACGTCAGAGTAA